DNA from Megachile rotundata isolate GNS110a chromosome 8, iyMegRotu1, whole genome shotgun sequence:
CTTCACAAATAAAAAACTAACTAGCCAAACAAGAACTGCCTCGTCTAAGTGGTTTGTTAACGGTGAACGAATAAGCAAGCTCCATGGAAATTTATTCGACGTTAGACAGACACGGTCCAAATAAAATCGCTCTCGGTgacgaaattacaaaattatgtttCTACGAGacggtttaaaaaattttcgccacatcaaaaaattgataaatcgcGAAAGCTAATTTCATAGAACTTGCTTACGATTGTTATGATTGCTACGAGacagattaaaatattttcgacagattaaaaaattgacaaatcacAAAAGTAAAATTGCATTTGATAGAACTTATTGCTTACGATTGTCATGATTGCTACGAGACAGATTAAAAAATCGACAGATCACAAAAGTAAAATTGCATTTGATAGAACTTATTGCTTACGATTACCTACTTAACTGTCCTACTTCAATTATGCTAAGATGAAAAATCGACTTCAATTTGTTAAATGTATAGGCGATAATTCAAGAGAATAAAAAGTGTACAATACCTTAGGCGAATCATTAATTTAAACTTGATGTATTCATAGTTGAAGTATTgagttaaatataattaatatgtcaCTGCAGAAACTGCGACGATATAACGtgctataattaaaatcatacgttAATGATAAGAACACTAGTAGAATCATAATTGCAGCTGCTTAAAAATGGCAAACAAATAGTCTGTTTTTGTTGGTTTTTTCTCATAAAATTTGAGTTTCAGAGTTATACATCAGTGATTTTTTTGGCATGGACTTTTCTCGTTTGAGAACAATAAGAGTATCGTACAAGAAATTGTGACAAGTGTTATACAACAAGAGCAGCTGAATTAACTATCGCGTGTAACGAAAGATAATAGTTATTACACAAAAATTGCGTAACGTCGCATGCATTTCTGTAACTGAGgaaaaacaatttttctgaTATTACAAACAGAGCAGCCGGAAAGTTCACGATATAATAATCGTCGTGTAACAGGCGAAAAAAACGTATCAATGCGTTATCACGATACAATTAATAGCTAGCTAGACACGTTACGATGATGCTTATTAACCAGACCATCAATCTTTTGATAGGAGCTCTTAAATTGCTACCGTATttcgtttcaaaaatattttcctaACAATACAAGGTGGGAACTTTATTTGTTCAAGGTGAACTATTGTTCTCGTTTCAAGATCACCGACGTAAAACCTGTTCGTGCGCGATAAAACTAAAGTGTACCACCGGTTGACAAAATGGCAACAAGATAGAAATAGTTACGTGTTTTATAAATTCCGAGTGCAGCAATTATCAAGTGTTTAAATAATACAGGTTTTATGATTTCTACACGACTCGTTATACATGATTTGTCAGACATATTTCGCGCTACGACTTTATCGCAGAAATTTCGTATACCGTGTGCGCGATAAGACGGTGAAAAGTTAAGTGGAAAGAGTAAACAGAAGTATCCTTGGCGATAGTTATCGATAATGTCGCACGCGAGGAGCTTTAAAAATGCTTTCGGTGTGGTCAGATCGCTTTGTTTCCACTCTTGACAGTATCGACGCCACTctgtcaatttttttttcgttaTCAACTGGTTCGAGCATTCATTCACTGTTTACAATGAATTTAATTAATCGTGTTTATTGAAAGCGATGTATTGTTCGACTTTCGAATAAATTTCAGCTATCGTTGGGCGAATAATAGACTCACCGATAAGCATTCAGAGAATTCTGTCTGCAGCAGAGTAGTAGAATAGCAAAGATAGAAAATTGCATCGACACAGTTTTATCTCCGGTGGACGTGCAATTCTCCGCGCTATAATTCAGGTaccataaaattgcaaaatatgcaATTAATCATATCTGCACCGATACACACGTTTTTTATATTCGATTTCAACACTCTCCGTACTCTTTTTGCAGGGAATCGCTACGGAAAGAACAACTCTAAATTCGATCGGAAGGAACCGAAGAAATTGGCAGCATGTTGCAAGTTGTTCGCTCTACGATTCGCCTAAGCTATTCCCTAAATAAGGATGGCCGAAAGTAGGATTTGAGAAAAAGTACGAACCGTGTACGCGTGTCATTGACTCTACCGAAGTTTCGCGCACAAGCATCGAAAGTTAGTAGTAAAACAAATGACACATGGACGATCATCGGCTGGAAAGTGATACCCGAATCGTTCGATCGAGAAGGAACTATTACGAGCTTCtaaaataaaacattgaaaTCTCGTAAGAACCGATGACTTCTGTTGCGCGAGCAACTGACCCCGTTTGAAGCCTCCGAGAGAACCGTTCGCAGTCGACTGATAATATATACGCGCAGATAACGCGCGATTTAAGTGACGTTTCGTCAGCGAGAGAGCAAGCAAGAGATCCGTCGCGGCGAGTGATCTAGTCTTACTGGGTCAGACAGTTCATTGGGTCGAGATGTATCAACGAGTGGTATTGCTGAGCCTGCCGAAGGCTCAGTCGATCGACATTGAATTCTCCAACATCACTTACGAGGCGCAGTTTGGTTTCCGAGGGCCGTACAAGCAGATCCTGAAGAGTGTCAGTGGTTCTTTCAAGTCTGGAGAACTGACGGCGATCATGGGTCCCTCCGGAGCCGGGAAAACCACGCTGCTAAACATTCTAACGGGATTCAAGAACACTAAATGGAAGGGCGAAATCAATTACGTCGGAAAGGAAGGCACGCACACCTGGAGCGAGTACAGAAAGCAGTCGTGTTACATTCAACAGGACGATAAACTGCATCCGTTGTTCACCGTGTCGGAGGCGATGTGGACGGCGATCGATTTAAAAATCGGCAGAAGTCTCAGTCGAAAGGCGAAGGAGATGCTGATAGACGATATACTGGAGAACTTGGACCTCAGCAAAACGAAGCAGGTCAATTGCGGTCAGTTGAGTGGCGGTCAAAAGAAGAGGCTGAGCATAGCGCTGGAACTGATAGATAACCCACCGGTGATGTTTCTTGACGAGCCGACAACCGGTCTCGACTCCCTTTCGTCCTATCAATGCATCAGCATGCTGCGTAGCTTGGCCAAGGCCGGCAGAACGATCGTTTGCACGATCCATCAACCCAGCGCGATCACGTACGAGCTCTTCGACAACGTTTACCTGTTGTCTGACGGGAAATGCATGTACGAAGGCGCGACCAAGAACACGATTGCCTATTTCGCCAGCATCGGTCTTCACTGCCCCAAATATCACAATCCGGCGGACTACATGATAGAGGTGGTGAGCAAGGAGTACGGGAACTATAACGAGCAGTTGGCCAAATTAGCGAGCAACAGCGAGATATCATGGCGTTCGACCACGAAGAAGGAATCCATCGATCAGACGAACGAGAACAAAGCGACGGTGTTGATCCAACCACCTTCGGAACTCGAGAAGTTCTTCGTGTTGATGCATCGTTGCGCGCTTCAATTGACGCGAGACTGGACGGCGGTCCATCTCAAGATAGTTATTCATCTACTGATGGGTATTTTTCTGGGTTTGTTGTTCACGGATACCGGCGAGAACGGCAGTAAAACGATCAGCAACGTCGGACTCTTCCTAGTCAACCTAGTGTATCTCAACTACACCTGCATGATGCCTACGGTGTTCAGATTCCCCTCGGAGTTTGTGACCTTGAAGAAGGAGAGGTTCAACAACTGGTACCAGCTGAGGACTTACTATGCAGCCACGTTGATCTGTAGTGTACCCGTGCAAGTGATTTACGCTGTGATTTTCGTGTCTCCCTCTTACTTCCTCAGTCAGCAACCCTGGGACGCCAACAGGTTCCTCATGTACATGGCAGTGGCGATTCTGTTGGCGATGATATCCGAGAGTTTCGGGTTTCTGTTATGCACCATAACGAATCCCGTAAACGGGACGTTCTTGGGAGCGATTACCTTGACTGTGATGATGGCTCTGGCGGGATTCTTGGCCCTTTACAGCCACATGCCTGCCATACTCTACTACACTAGCTACGCGTGTTACTTCAGATACGCCATGCACGGATTCGTGTACTCAGTGTACGGTTTCGGTCGAGAAAAACTGATGTGTCCGAAAAACTATTGCCACTATCGAGTACCCGAACTGCTGTTAACGGACTTGTCGATGACGGAGGATAATTATTGGCTAGATATCGTCATGTTGATTTGCAATTACGTGTTGTTCAGATTCGTTGCGTACTGCACGTTGAAAAGAAAGCTCTCTTCCGCTTGAGCCGATCGTTGCAATAGGTGAGCGAAAATTTATTCGTGAACTGTGCATCGCGAGAACCTAAATATGAACGACGATGTACGAAGAAAATGTCTGGGAGTGGTTCGGAACTCGTAATAATTGTCATGATCTAAGGtgattgaataaaaattgataagtgATCGCACGAATGGAAATGAGCGTGAATTTTCTTGCCGATCGGAATATCGATTAAAACGAATGTATTTATGTTCTACTTAGTAATTTTCCTTACTAATGGAGCTTCGCGACTACAGTGATTTTTAATACTTACCTGTTTTGTACCAAACATTAAAAACATTTCAACGGACTTATTTTCATTCATATTCCTTACCAACCAGGTCTCGACCtagtattacaaaatattgtgaGCTACTAATTACTTACATGCCTTGCGACTGTTTATAAAAACGCAAATAACAGATTTTTTCTAGAGTAATGGTTGATGCAACAGACAAGGTCGAAAGTCAAGTGCATCCGGGCAAAATCTGTGGTACGACGACGGAACGTGTTGAATTATTCAGCAGTTTGTTGTGAACGCGAAAGCGAAGTGATTCGGAACATTTAGGTATGATACTTTCGTCACGAGCGGCGCTTAAACGGTCTCTAATAAAACTAGAAAAACGATAaaggaaattatattataaaaagcaCATTTCCTGAAAACGTTGAAAATCTGTATTACAAACCTTGATAGGTCGACATTTGTAATTAGCTTTTACAGCTGAATGGTTAGAAGCGACCAGGGCGAATACAGTCAGCTAACACTGTACTTGTCTGGCAATTAAAAGTATGTCTTAAACACTAAACGTATCTACACTATGTATACGTTCGTATCTAAGCATAATTAGGCGGCTGAAGAACAAAACTTACACCGAGACGCAATCTAAAAAGTAAAAAGACAAAACGTAAGATATTGGTGCTTCTTCTTCGTGTATCGTCTAATACTGGGGAGCGTGTAATGTACAAACGGAAGCTCGagtgagaaagaaaaaaaaaaagaaagtcaATCGAGAAGAgaagtaaaagaaaaatttgtaaacagtTCGTACAACAAAAAACaacgaaatagaaaaaaaaattgacaaaaaaaaaacaaacagaaTCTACAATCAGGCAACGCCGTGATTATGGAAAAAATGgcacatttattatattattagtgataataatattactattacgataattatacatttttttctttctcaaaCGAAACGCTCTCTCGACGCACACGctatctctctctttttctctcgcaTTCACGCGCacactctctctttctttctttcaatatatgtataatattcagCTCGTGCTTCATCGATGTTAATAGAATCGCCTTTTTTTTAACAATCGTATCCGTGTCAGAAAGATGATCGTTCTCGATTATCCTTTCttccttctcttcttttttGTTTAAGGCCCGGTGTCACGCGAACTAGCCACGCCAGACCTACGTACACTTCTCgtttaattacatattatacAATAATGTCGTTAGATCTAATATACACTTGTGATTTCACTCGACAATCGTGTCCCGGGCAAACGTGGGGAGTTATCGGCGTTGCCGTTCGATCGCGCGATCgttaattatcaatttaataaatctaGCAGCAACTTGCTTTGCCAAGTTTCAACGATATGCTTTCTTTTGTTTAACGCAACGCGTGATACATGATCGATGCGAGAAGATACCATCGATCCGTGCGGTGCCGCGAGTTTCAGAGTTCGGGAAGAAAAATTGCCAACAACTCTGGAACTCGTGAATCGCGTAAGTAACGATCGATGCGATCTTGTCGTTTTCGGAGGAGAAtcaacaaaaaaatatataacggGATCTCGAGTCTCGCAAAAATCTGTATATTACGCTGTAGAAGGGGAGTGGAATAGTAAAGAGAAAAACGGAAGAGTAAGTATGCCTGAATAATCGAAAAGAAAAAGGATTAAACTAAAATTCAAGAACGATTTCGAAAGTCTTAAAAGTAACTAATACCATATATAAATAATTGGTGACGGAAAAAATGTCACATATAACACGTTCGCGTAAGAACACCATTTTTTTTCGCGATCGTCGATTACAACTCGAACCGAACTGCTGCGCACTCTCTTCACCTTTTTCGCTTTCCCATTTTTGACTATCTAAGACTATAGACAGGTGTGCCTAGCTTAGACGGGCTTACGAGCTATTTATTGTCGTTATTGTTGTAGGAGACATTTGTAGCTATCTCTGTTTAACCGGTTCACGCCAAAACACAAGCTTTACTAAAAGATAATTTAACTACTAATCGAGGATTTTTGGAGGCATAAATTTTATACTCGTTCATTtgctaaaatatttttttttatatgcaaGACTTAAATCTGCTGAATTATcttataaatgttcaaatatattaCAGGTGAAAAAATGAGTGCGATTTAACGTGTATTCGATTCCtgtgtattttaatttatttaaatatactttataaataaaaactCGACGAGAAAGAAAACTGAGCAGATATATAGCGTCGCAGGTaatgtataaaaaagaaatatagcaGAAGCAACTCGATCGTAAAGAATATACAAgagatataattttttttactttttttttaatagaacaTTATATCGTAATATATTCACGAATTCGAGCGAATATCACCGACAATAACGCGGATTTTTAGCTGGATACCGTTTAATGTGTCCATCAGTCATAACTTATCGATCCAGACGAATTTCTTCGATACGATAAAATTGCAAACTAAAATACATACTCGAACCTTGAAACAATACTAGTCGAAcagaaattatacaattaacgAGTTAAAAATTCTCGCGACAATTAAGGCACTCAGTTTCGGATTTCCCTTAAAAATATTCCGTTTAAAATAATAACGGATTGTCGTGCGTTATACGTAAGATTGGCGAGGCGAGTTTTGTTTAAAGAGTGCCAAAATTATCGCAAAAACGATGTCATAgcaataaagaaatattatacaAGAAAAAGTATATCAAATGGCAGATGCGAATGATAGAATGGACATTAACAAAGGACATAGAATAACGAGCAATGACGTACGATTCGTTCCAATGAACGTAACAGATACTCGTAACAAAACGAACAAAACGATCCCTAAAGATTGCCGAATCTTAACCTAAACCCGTCAAGTAGGAATCGCTACAAACATCTCCTACACGTATTCCTTTGTTTTCTcgctatttataaaaataatttgaagccGCCTTCGGGGAGTGGGAGGGGATAGATACTTCTTAAAAAGCACCCGTTCCGATATCGTTCTCTCGTTCCATTCGTTCGCTCCACTCACTCACTCTTCTCTTTCGACGCTCGCGATAGACATACAGAAATTAGTCTCCGATTGCCTCGTACGCGCGTACAAGAGTTGCTAAAGGAGAATCTAGGATATTATCGCGATTCGTTCGCGTCCGAATCATATACGGCACACAGTGTTCCGCGCCGCGAGGGCGCTCGGTAATAATTCTAAACGGCATCCGTTTCGATTGCTCCGTTCGGCGATTAAACGTCGCCGCGATTCAACGTAAATCGAATTACGTTCGAGGAGCGTGCATCTCGATATGCCTTGTTAATACCCTCACGATTTTCGTCCGTACAACAGAGGTACGATCGATGGGGGAAAAGTTCTATCTGTATGTGCAAGTCCCGCGAAAGTTCAAAAACTATGACAACTTTAAGCCGTATCTACCCCTTAACACAGGATCACACCGCCACTGAGCCGCTGCTACTGTGGCTGCGACGGATTGTGCTGAAGCGGCGGTGGTGGGCCCTGGAATGAAAGATTCTCTGGTCAATAAACGGATCATAAAGTGTTTATTGGTTGAAACGTGGGGACGTTACTTACAGGCATCGCGGAGAAAGGTGGTTGAGAATGCGCGTGGGGATGAGGATGTGGATGAGCTATGTGCGCCGCAAGATGTCCGGGTAATTTAGGACCATCTTCCGCTTTTTCTTCTTCCCTCCTCTTCAAGCATGCTGCCTTTGGATTGAGGTTTCGTTCTGCGAAACAGTATTTTATTAAACTATGTTCTATCGATTGAAAGTAAACGCGGAAGGACAGTATTGCTTACCTCTAACTTGCTGTTCTAGCGTCATGATCACTTCGACCGCCATGTTTAGGATACCGAGCTTCGTTTGAGGCTTGTCCGTTTTGAGGTGGGTCATACACATTCTACCGAGCTCCTTGAGAGCCTCGTTGATGTCTCTGATACGTATCCTGAGAAGACAAAGCTTGGTTACTACGTTACGAACCCAAGAAACAAGTAATTGTCTTTTGGTCGATTATCTGTGGAATAATAGCACCACCGTTCGCAGAAGAGATCCAAAACAAAAGTAAAAGCGCGAGCTTCTTTGTCACAATATACATAGAATACGGGCCAAAACTCCCCCTCGAATCGATTCGTGGGCAGCGAATCGTGAATATTCGCGGCCAATTCACTGCGTACGTTTTCTCGTCTTACCTTTCCCTAGCATTGTTCGCTTGTCTCCTTTCTTTTTCCCTTTGCGCCTTCACGTCGGGATCGTCATCCTCGTCCTCGGCGCTCGAACAACAGTTGCGCAATAACAATACTCGATTAATCACCTGACGTAGGCGATACACTTTGTCCAAGATCGAAACGTGCAATGACTC
Protein-coding regions in this window:
- the LOC100877806 gene encoding ATP-binding cassette subfamily G member 4, with product MYQRVVLLSLPKAQSIDIEFSNITYEAQFGFRGPYKQILKSVSGSFKSGELTAIMGPSGAGKTTLLNILTGFKNTKWKGEINYVGKEGTHTWSEYRKQSCYIQQDDKLHPLFTVSEAMWTAIDLKIGRSLSRKAKEMLIDDILENLDLSKTKQVNCGQLSGGQKKRLSIALELIDNPPVMFLDEPTTGLDSLSSYQCISMLRSLAKAGRTIVCTIHQPSAITYELFDNVYLLSDGKCMYEGATKNTIAYFASIGLHCPKYHNPADYMIEVVSKEYGNYNEQLAKLASNSEISWRSTTKKESIDQTNENKATVLIQPPSELEKFFVLMHRCALQLTRDWTAVHLKIVIHLLMGIFLGLLFTDTGENGSKTISNVGLFLVNLVYLNYTCMMPTVFRFPSEFVTLKKERFNNWYQLRTYYAATLICSVPVQVIYAVIFVSPSYFLSQQPWDANRFLMYMAVAILLAMISESFGFLLCTITNPVNGTFLGAITLTVMMALAGFLALYSHMPAILYYTSYACYFRYAMHGFVYSVYGFGREKLMCPKNYCHYRVPELLLTDLSMTEDNYWLDIVMLICNYVLFRFVAYCTLKRKLSSA